One window of Streptomyces sp. FIT100 genomic DNA carries:
- a CDS encoding branched-chain amino acid ABC transporter substrate-binding protein encodes MRQRSLIAITAALAAGALTLTACGSRDDNGGDAAAGGDTTVVIGVDAPLTGDLSALGLGIKNSVDLAVKQANEKKYVKGVTFKIEALDDQAQPSSGQQNATKFVADKNVLGVVGPLNSSVAESMQKVFDDAKLVQVSPANTNPALTQGQNWNGGTKARPYKSYFRTATTDAIQGPFAAQYLFNEAKKAKVFVVDDKKTYGAGLAATFKAEFTKLGGKVAGEDHVDPETKDFSSVVTKIKASGADVVYYGGEYPAAGPLSKQIKKSGAKIPLVGGDGIYSADFIKLSGAEGAGDFATSVGAPVETLPSAKEFVANYKEAGYKEAYEAYGGYSYDSAWSIIEAVKKVADGNGGKLPEDARAKIVEAMSGVSFDGVTGKVSFDEFGDATNKQLTVYTVKGGAWSAVKSGTFTG; translated from the coding sequence GTGCGTCAACGTTCGCTCATAGCCATCACCGCTGCACTCGCAGCCGGGGCACTCACCCTCACCGCCTGTGGCTCGCGCGACGACAATGGTGGAGACGCCGCGGCCGGTGGCGACACCACCGTGGTCATCGGTGTCGACGCGCCCCTGACCGGCGACCTCTCCGCGCTGGGCCTCGGCATCAAGAACTCGGTGGACCTCGCCGTCAAGCAGGCCAACGAGAAGAAGTACGTCAAGGGCGTCACCTTCAAGATCGAAGCCCTCGACGACCAGGCGCAGCCGTCCTCCGGCCAGCAGAACGCCACCAAGTTCGTCGCCGACAAGAACGTCCTCGGCGTCGTCGGCCCGCTCAACTCCTCGGTCGCCGAGTCGATGCAGAAGGTCTTCGACGACGCGAAGCTCGTCCAGGTCTCCCCCGCCAACACCAACCCGGCGCTGACCCAGGGGCAGAACTGGAACGGCGGCACCAAGGCCCGCCCGTACAAGTCGTACTTCCGCACCGCGACCACGGACGCCATCCAGGGCCCGTTCGCCGCGCAGTACCTCTTCAACGAGGCCAAGAAGGCGAAGGTCTTCGTGGTCGACGACAAGAAGACCTACGGCGCCGGCCTGGCGGCCACCTTCAAGGCCGAGTTCACCAAGCTGGGCGGCAAGGTCGCCGGCGAGGACCACGTGGACCCGGAGACCAAGGACTTCTCCTCGGTCGTCACCAAGATCAAGGCGTCCGGCGCGGACGTCGTCTACTACGGTGGCGAGTACCCGGCGGCCGGCCCGCTGAGCAAGCAGATCAAGAAGTCCGGCGCCAAGATCCCGCTGGTCGGCGGTGACGGCATCTACAGCGCCGACTTCATCAAGCTCTCCGGCGCCGAGGGCGCCGGTGACTTCGCCACCTCGGTCGGTGCGCCGGTCGAGACCCTCCCGTCCGCCAAGGAGTTCGTGGCGAACTACAAGGAGGCCGGTTACAAGGAGGCCTACGAGGCCTACGGCGGCTACTCCTACGACTCCGCCTGGTCGATCATCGAGGCCGTGAAGAAGGTCGCCGACGGCAACGGCGGCAAGCTGCCCGAGGACGCCCGCGCCAAGATCGTCGAGGCGATGAGCGGCGTCAGCTTCGACGGAGTCACCGGCAAGGTCTCCTTCGACGAGTTCGGCGACGCGACCAACAAGCAGCTGACCGTCTACACGGTCAAGGGCGGCGCCTGGTCTGCCGTCAAGTCCGGTACGTTCACCGGCTGA
- a CDS encoding branched-chain amino acid ABC transporter permease — translation MNELPQQLVNGLLLGSMYGLVAIGYTMVYGIVQLINFAHGEIFMTGGFGALTVWLILPGGTTMWVALPLMIIGAIIVATTIAVGAERFAYRPLRGGPRLAPLITAIGLSLALQQAVWAWYPGAKSSRTFPEIPGGPFHLGSITIQTGDIFLLIAAPLSMAFLGYFVMKTRTGRGMQATAQDPDTAKLMGINTDRIIVVAFALGAAFAAIGAVAYGLKYGEVQFRMGFLLGLKAFTAAVLGGIGNIYGAMIGGLVLGVAETMAAAYVSEVPGMEQLGGQSWANAWAFVLLILVLLFRPQGLLGERVADRA, via the coding sequence GTGAACGAACTGCCGCAACAGCTGGTCAACGGCCTGCTACTCGGATCGATGTACGGGCTGGTCGCCATTGGCTACACGATGGTCTACGGCATCGTCCAGCTCATCAACTTCGCCCACGGCGAGATCTTCATGACCGGCGGCTTCGGTGCCCTCACGGTCTGGCTGATACTCCCCGGCGGCACGACCATGTGGGTGGCGCTGCCGCTCATGATCATCGGCGCGATCATCGTCGCCACCACCATCGCCGTCGGGGCGGAACGCTTCGCCTACCGGCCACTGCGCGGCGGACCACGCCTCGCACCGCTCATCACCGCCATCGGGCTCTCCCTCGCCCTCCAGCAGGCGGTCTGGGCCTGGTACCCGGGAGCGAAGTCCTCCCGCACCTTCCCGGAGATCCCCGGCGGTCCGTTCCACCTCGGGTCCATCACGATCCAGACCGGCGACATCTTCCTGCTGATCGCGGCACCGCTCTCCATGGCCTTCCTCGGCTACTTCGTCATGAAGACCCGCACGGGCCGCGGTATGCAGGCCACCGCGCAGGACCCGGACACCGCGAAGCTCATGGGCATCAACACCGACCGCATCATCGTGGTCGCCTTCGCCCTGGGTGCCGCCTTCGCCGCCATCGGTGCCGTCGCATACGGCCTGAAGTACGGCGAAGTCCAGTTCCGCATGGGCTTCCTCCTCGGCCTCAAGGCCTTCACCGCGGCCGTCCTCGGCGGCATCGGCAACATCTACGGCGCCATGATCGGCGGACTCGTCCTCGGTGTCGCCGAGACCATGGCCGCCGCGTACGTCAGCGAAGTCCCCGGTATGGAACAGCTCGGCGGCCAGTCCTGGGCCAACGCCTGGGCCTTCGTACTCCTCATCCTCGTGCTCCTCTTCCGGCCCCAGGGCCTCCTGGGTGAGCGCGTCGCGGACAGGGCGTGA
- a CDS encoding branched-chain amino acid ABC transporter permease has protein sequence MTTMTTQTSATDTPQVSKADAPRGLIALPPSTARATATAGGVLTAISAFTAWTWTAAFPGNLTVYGYPGGLQWLVLVGGALTALFGLASYGVKGLRWLTPAGGDAAIKLAAYGTYLTTWYTLTAISVQLGGLVNLEPGGYVAAVASLVGLVGARALPYERPALEPADADDNAWQRSQHLFRNRWTTFKASIASGTPTPAPKLPSYAEILIITGILALGLFVFTYGITTEYDELFVGFMITAGFGFGALAKAGLINRASALTARHRNVTMAGAFAAAAAFPLTQSDDQYATIGVNILIFATVALGLNIVVGLAGLLDLGYVAFLGVGAYAAAMVSGSPSSPFGVHLPFWAAILVGAGASMVFGVLIGAPTLRLRGDYLAIVTLGFGEIFRITVLNLDGTSGPDITNGSNGISSIPNLNMFGFDFGAVHSFGGFEIGRFANYFYLMLLVTLVVVVVFRRSAESRIGRAWIAIREDETAAEAMGVNGFRVKLVAFALGAALAGLAGAVQAHVTYTVTPEQYQFAHVVPPNSAFLLAAVVLGGMGTISGPLVGGALLFLIPAKLQFLSDYQLFAFGLALVLLMRFRPEGLIPNRRRQLEFHENEEAPATLTKAGA, from the coding sequence GTGACCACCATGACCACACAGACCAGCGCCACGGACACCCCCCAGGTCTCCAAGGCCGACGCCCCCCGCGGTCTCATCGCCCTGCCGCCGAGTACCGCACGGGCCACCGCCACCGCGGGCGGCGTGCTCACCGCCATCTCCGCCTTCACGGCGTGGACCTGGACCGCCGCGTTCCCCGGCAACCTCACGGTCTACGGCTACCCGGGCGGCCTCCAGTGGCTCGTCCTCGTCGGCGGCGCCCTCACCGCGCTCTTCGGTCTCGCCTCGTACGGGGTCAAGGGGCTGCGCTGGCTCACACCGGCCGGCGGTGACGCGGCCATCAAGCTGGCCGCCTACGGTACGTACCTCACGACCTGGTACACGCTGACCGCGATCAGCGTCCAGCTCGGCGGACTCGTCAACCTCGAACCGGGCGGCTACGTCGCGGCCGTCGCGAGCCTCGTCGGTCTCGTCGGTGCACGGGCCCTCCCGTACGAGCGCCCGGCGCTGGAGCCGGCCGACGCCGACGACAACGCCTGGCAGCGGTCCCAGCACCTGTTCAGGAACCGCTGGACGACCTTCAAGGCGTCCATCGCCTCCGGCACGCCCACCCCGGCGCCCAAGCTCCCCTCGTACGCCGAAATCCTCATCATCACCGGCATCCTGGCGCTCGGGCTGTTCGTCTTCACCTACGGCATCACCACGGAGTACGACGAGCTGTTCGTCGGCTTCATGATCACGGCGGGCTTCGGCTTCGGCGCCCTCGCCAAGGCCGGACTCATCAACCGGGCATCGGCGCTCACCGCGCGCCACCGCAACGTGACCATGGCGGGTGCGTTCGCCGCCGCCGCCGCGTTCCCGCTCACGCAGTCCGACGACCAGTACGCGACGATCGGCGTCAACATCCTGATCTTCGCCACCGTCGCCCTGGGGCTGAACATCGTCGTCGGCCTCGCCGGCCTCCTCGACCTCGGATACGTCGCCTTCCTCGGCGTCGGCGCCTACGCCGCAGCCATGGTCTCCGGCTCGCCGTCATCGCCGTTCGGCGTCCACCTGCCCTTCTGGGCCGCGATCCTCGTCGGCGCCGGCGCATCCATGGTCTTCGGCGTCCTCATCGGCGCCCCGACCCTGCGCCTGCGCGGCGACTACCTCGCCATCGTCACGCTCGGCTTCGGTGAGATCTTCCGCATCACCGTGCTGAACCTCGACGGCACGTCGGGCCCCGACATCACCAACGGCTCCAACGGCATCTCGTCGATTCCGAACCTCAACATGTTCGGCTTCGACTTCGGCGCCGTGCACAGCTTCGGTGGGTTCGAGATCGGCCGCTTCGCGAACTACTTCTACCTGATGCTGCTCGTCACGCTGGTCGTCGTCGTGGTCTTCCGGCGCAGCGCCGAGTCCCGTATCGGCCGTGCGTGGATCGCCATCCGCGAGGACGAGACCGCCGCCGAGGCCATGGGTGTCAACGGCTTCCGCGTGAAGCTCGTCGCCTTCGCCCTCGGCGCCGCGCTCGCCGGTCTCGCCGGTGCCGTCCAGGCACACGTCACCTACACAGTGACCCCGGAGCAGTACCAGTTCGCCCATGTGGTGCCGCCCAACTCGGCGTTCCTGCTCGCCGCCGTCGTCCTCGGCGGCATGGGCACCATCAGCGGCCCGCTCGTCGGCGGCGCACTGCTCTTCCTCATCCCGGCGAAGCTGCAGTTCCTCAGCGACTACCAGCTCTTCGCCTTCGGCCTCGCGCTGGTACTGCTGATGCGGTTCCGGCCCGAGGGCCTCATCCCCAACCGACGCCGCCAGCTCGAGTTCCACGAGAACGAGGAAGCGCCCGCCACCCTCACCAAGGCAGGTGCATGA
- a CDS encoding ABC transporter ATP-binding protein, whose translation MIMTTTTTATGETVLDARGVTMRFGGLTAVRNVDLTVNSGEIVGLIGPNGAGKTTFFNCLTGLYIPTEGEVRYKGTVLPPKSYKVTAAGIARTFQNIRLFSNMTVLENVLVGRHTRTKEGLWSALLRGPGFHKAEASSRERALELLEFVGLAAKAEHLARNLPYGEQRKLEIARALASEPGLLLLDEPTAGMNPQETRATEELVFAIRDMGIAVLVIEHDMRFIFNLCDRVAVLVQGQKLVEGDSETVQSDERVIAAYLGEPFEGAPGAEEAAEVAEAEAHAAEAAAEATEGTEAAETAETAESTAAAESDEPSVADEPDDESAEGDEPAEDEGADDGEGTSDTGTDTAKASGGTGKEND comes from the coding sequence ATGATCATGACGACCACCACCACGGCCACCGGAGAGACGGTTCTCGACGCCCGCGGTGTCACGATGCGCTTCGGCGGTCTGACCGCCGTACGCAACGTCGACCTCACGGTCAACAGCGGCGAGATCGTCGGGCTCATCGGCCCCAACGGCGCCGGCAAGACCACCTTCTTCAACTGCCTCACCGGCCTCTACATACCCACCGAGGGCGAGGTCCGGTACAAGGGCACCGTCCTGCCGCCGAAGTCCTACAAGGTGACGGCCGCGGGTATCGCCCGTACGTTCCAGAACATCCGGCTCTTCAGCAACATGACGGTGCTGGAGAACGTCCTGGTCGGCCGGCACACCCGGACGAAGGAGGGCCTCTGGTCCGCGCTGCTGCGCGGCCCCGGCTTCCACAAGGCCGAAGCCTCCTCACGCGAACGGGCCCTGGAGCTCCTGGAGTTCGTCGGCCTCGCCGCCAAGGCCGAGCACCTCGCCCGCAACCTCCCCTACGGTGAGCAGCGCAAGCTGGAGATCGCCCGCGCACTCGCGAGCGAACCGGGACTGCTCCTGCTCGACGAGCCCACCGCGGGCATGAACCCGCAGGAGACCCGGGCGACCGAGGAGCTCGTCTTCGCCATCCGCGACATGGGCATCGCCGTCCTCGTCATCGAGCACGACATGCGCTTCATCTTCAACCTCTGCGACCGGGTCGCCGTACTCGTCCAGGGCCAGAAGCTCGTCGAGGGCGACAGCGAGACCGTGCAGAGCGACGAGCGGGTCATCGCGGCGTACCTGGGCGAGCCGTTCGAGGGCGCACCCGGCGCGGAGGAGGCGGCCGAGGTCGCGGAGGCGGAGGCACACGCGGCCGAGGCCGCCGCCGAGGCCACCGAGGGTACTGAGGCCGCCGAGACCGCCGAGACCGCGGAGTCCACTGCGGCCGCCGAGTCCGACGAGCCGTCCGTGGCCGACGAGCCCGACGACGAGTCCGCCGAGGGCGACGAGCCCGCGGAGGACGAAGGCGCCGACGACGGTGAAGGCACAAGCGACACCGGCACCGACACCGCCAAGGCCTCCGGCGGCACCGGCAAGGAGAACGACTGA
- a CDS encoding ABC transporter ATP-binding protein codes for MTALLEVEDLRVAYGKIEAVKGISFKVEAGEVVTLIGTNGAGKTTTLRTLSGLLKPVGGQIKFNGKSLKKIPAHQIVSLGLAHSPEGRHIFPRMTIEDNLLLGAFLRSDKEGIAKDVQRAYDLFPILGERRKQAAGTLSGGEQQMLAMGRALMSQPKLLMLDEPSMGLSPIMMQKIMATIAELKTQGTTILLVEQNAQAALSLADHGHVMEIGKVVLSGTGQDLLHDESVRKAYLGED; via the coding sequence ATGACCGCACTGCTCGAAGTCGAGGACCTGCGCGTCGCCTACGGCAAGATCGAGGCCGTCAAGGGCATCTCGTTCAAGGTCGAGGCCGGCGAGGTGGTCACCCTCATCGGCACCAACGGCGCCGGCAAGACCACCACACTGCGCACCCTCTCCGGGCTCCTCAAGCCCGTCGGCGGCCAGATCAAGTTCAACGGCAAGTCGCTGAAGAAGATCCCCGCCCACCAGATCGTCTCGCTCGGACTCGCCCACTCCCCCGAGGGACGGCACATCTTCCCGCGCATGACGATCGAGGACAATCTGCTCCTCGGCGCCTTCCTGCGCAGCGACAAGGAAGGCATCGCCAAGGACGTCCAGCGCGCCTACGACCTCTTCCCCATCCTCGGGGAACGGCGGAAGCAGGCCGCGGGCACCCTCTCGGGCGGTGAGCAGCAGATGCTCGCCATGGGCCGGGCCCTCATGTCCCAGCCCAAGCTGCTGATGCTGGACGAGCCGTCGATGGGCCTCTCGCCGATCATGATGCAGAAGATCATGGCGACCATCGCAGAGCTCAAGACCCAGGGCACCACGATCCTGCTCGTCGAGCAGAACGCCCAGGCCGCGCTCTCCCTGGCCGACCACGGTCACGTCATGGAGATCGGCAAGGTCGTCCTCTCCGGCACCGGGCAGGACCTGCTCCACGACGAGTCCGTCCGCAAGGCCTACCTCGGCGAGGACTGA
- a CDS encoding ANTAR domain-containing response regulator: protein MTAPEPESPQPVADDRDASHVPPTTTRVVIAEDEALIRLDLKEMLEEEGYTVVGEAGDGQTAVDIAREQRPDLVILDVKMPVLDGISAAEKIAEESIAPVLMLTAFSQRDLVERARDAGAMAYLVKPFSKSDVVPAIEMAVSRFAELKALETEVADLAQRLETRKLVDRAKSILQTQYGLTEPAAFRWIQKTSMDRRLSMQQVAEAVIEDAAEKKAAKGQ, encoded by the coding sequence GTGACCGCCCCCGAGCCCGAGTCGCCCCAGCCCGTCGCCGACGACCGCGACGCGTCGCACGTCCCGCCGACGACGACCCGCGTCGTCATCGCCGAGGACGAGGCGCTGATCCGGCTCGACCTCAAAGAGATGCTTGAGGAGGAGGGCTACACCGTCGTCGGCGAGGCCGGTGACGGGCAGACGGCCGTCGACATCGCCCGGGAGCAGCGGCCGGACCTGGTCATCCTCGATGTGAAGATGCCTGTTCTGGACGGGATCTCGGCGGCGGAGAAGATCGCCGAGGAGTCGATCGCCCCGGTGCTGATGCTGACCGCCTTCTCGCAGCGGGATCTCGTCGAGCGGGCCCGGGACGCGGGGGCGATGGCGTACCTCGTGAAGCCGTTCAGCAAGAGCGATGTGGTGCCGGCGATCGAGATGGCGGTGTCGCGGTTCGCGGAGCTGAAGGCGCTGGAGACGGAGGTCGCGGACCTTGCCCAGCGGCTGGAGACGCGCAAGCTCGTCGACCGTGCGAAGAGCATTCTGCAGACGCAGTACGGGCTGACCGAGCCGGCCGCGTTCCGGTGGATCCAGAAGACGTCGATGGACCGTCGGCTGTCGATGCAGCAGGTCGCGGAGGCGGTCATCGAGGACGCGGCGGAGAAGAAGGCCGCGAAGGGGCAGTAG
- the pyk gene encoding pyruvate kinase encodes MRRAKIVCTLGPATESYDQIKALVEAGMDVARFNLSHGTYVEHEERYRHVRKASDEIGRSVGVLADLQGPKIRLGRFAEGPVLLERGDEFTITVEPVEGDRHTCGTTYSGLAGDVTTGERILVDDGRVALEVTAVDGPRIRTTVVEGGFVSDHKGLNLPGVAVSVPALSEKDIEDLRWAIRIGADVIALSFVRSGRDIDDVHRVMDEEGRRLPVIAKVEKPQAVDNIEDIVAAFDGIMVARGDLGVEMPLEQVPIVQKRAVKLAKRNAKPVIVATQMLDSMIDNSRPTRAEASDVANAVIDGTDAVMLSGETSVGKYPIETVRTMSRIVEAAEEDILAKGLPPLTERNKPRTQGGAVARAAAEMGDFLGAKFLVAFTQSGDTVRRLSRYRSPIPLLAFTPDPATRSQLNLTWGVETFLGPHVGSTDAMVAQVDEQLLRIGRCQKGDTVVITAGSPPGVAGSTNLVRVHHIGDAVR; translated from the coding sequence ATGCGCCGAGCAAAGATCGTCTGCACACTGGGGCCCGCCACCGAGTCGTACGACCAGATCAAGGCACTGGTCGAAGCCGGAATGGACGTCGCCCGCTTCAACCTCAGCCACGGCACCTACGTCGAGCACGAGGAGCGCTACCGCCACGTCCGCAAGGCTTCCGACGAGATCGGCCGCAGCGTCGGCGTCCTCGCCGACCTTCAAGGTCCGAAGATTCGACTCGGACGCTTCGCCGAAGGTCCCGTACTGCTTGAACGCGGAGACGAGTTCACCATCACCGTCGAGCCCGTGGAAGGTGACCGCCACACCTGCGGAACCACCTACTCCGGCCTGGCCGGCGACGTGACCACCGGGGAGCGCATCCTCGTCGACGACGGCCGCGTCGCCCTCGAAGTCACCGCCGTCGACGGACCCCGCATCCGCACCACCGTCGTCGAGGGCGGCTTCGTCTCCGACCACAAGGGACTCAACCTCCCCGGCGTCGCCGTGTCCGTCCCGGCGCTCTCCGAGAAGGACATCGAGGACCTGCGCTGGGCGATCAGGATCGGCGCCGACGTCATCGCCCTCTCCTTCGTCCGCAGCGGACGCGACATCGACGACGTCCACCGCGTCATGGACGAGGAGGGCCGCCGCCTCCCCGTCATCGCGAAGGTCGAGAAGCCCCAGGCCGTCGACAACATCGAGGACATCGTCGCCGCCTTCGACGGCATCATGGTCGCCCGCGGCGACCTCGGCGTCGAAATGCCCCTGGAGCAGGTCCCGATCGTCCAGAAGCGCGCCGTCAAACTCGCCAAGCGCAACGCCAAGCCGGTCATCGTCGCCACCCAGATGCTCGACTCGATGATCGACAACTCCCGGCCCACCCGCGCCGAGGCATCCGACGTGGCCAACGCCGTCATCGACGGCACCGACGCGGTCATGCTCTCCGGCGAGACCAGCGTCGGCAAATACCCGATCGAGACGGTCCGCACGATGAGCCGCATCGTCGAGGCGGCCGAGGAGGACATCCTCGCCAAGGGCCTGCCCCCGCTCACCGAACGCAACAAGCCCCGCACCCAGGGCGGAGCCGTCGCTCGCGCCGCCGCCGAGATGGGCGACTTCCTCGGCGCGAAGTTCCTCGTCGCCTTCACACAGTCCGGCGACACGGTCCGCCGCCTCTCCCGCTACCGCTCGCCGATCCCCCTCCTGGCCTTCACCCCCGACCCGGCCACCCGCTCCCAGCTCAACCTCACCTGGGGCGTGGAGACCTTCCTCGGCCCGCACGTCGGCTCCACCGACGCGATGGTCGCCCAGGTCGACGAGCAGCTCCTGCGGATCGGCCGCTGCCAGAAGGGCGACACCGTGGTCATCACGGCCGGCTCCCCGCCCGGCGTCGCCGGCTCGACGAACCTGGTGCGGGTGCATCACATCGGGGACGCGGTGAGGTAG
- a CDS encoding SIMPL domain-containing protein → MAGNAAPYGTPETPRVAVRGEARIEVDPEIARIGVTVSARGKDRRTALEDLTRRNGQVLDLIKSYGDAVEKLETGAFSISPELTQHGRGERVRAYHGRVHITAVLADFTALGELTTRLADLELTRVDGPWWSLRPDSPAHGEARRQAVHEAVQRAREYAEALGARLAALVELADLGAEAPTPYGPPPVPGGLRSAAFAGAGTEAAPELDLEPERQTVYAQVNARFTMTPPEL, encoded by the coding sequence ATGGCCGGGAACGCCGCACCGTACGGAACTCCGGAGACGCCCAGGGTCGCCGTCCGCGGCGAGGCACGCATCGAGGTCGACCCCGAGATCGCCAGGATCGGCGTCACCGTCAGTGCCCGCGGCAAGGACCGCAGGACCGCCCTGGAGGACCTGACCCGCCGCAACGGCCAGGTGCTCGACCTGATCAAGTCGTACGGGGACGCGGTCGAGAAGCTGGAGACCGGCGCGTTCTCCATCAGCCCGGAGCTCACCCAGCACGGCCGCGGCGAACGCGTCCGCGCCTACCACGGCCGCGTCCACATCACCGCCGTACTGGCCGACTTCACCGCACTCGGAGAGCTCACCACCCGCCTCGCCGACCTGGAGCTCACCCGCGTCGACGGCCCCTGGTGGTCACTGCGCCCCGACTCCCCGGCGCACGGCGAGGCCCGCCGCCAGGCCGTCCACGAAGCGGTCCAGCGCGCCCGCGAGTACGCCGAGGCGCTCGGCGCCCGCCTCGCCGCCCTCGTCGAGCTGGCCGACCTGGGCGCGGAGGCCCCCACGCCCTACGGCCCGCCCCCCGTGCCCGGCGGCCTGCGCTCCGCCGCCTTCGCCGGCGCCGGCACCGAGGCCGCCCCGGAGCTCGACCTGGAACCCGAGCGCCAGACCGTCTACGCGCAGGTCAACGCGCGCTTCACGATGACGCCGCCCGAGCTGTGA
- a CDS encoding bifunctional UDP-sugar hydrolase/5'-nucleotidase, giving the protein MPLNRRTFLGRSAAAGAGVAVAGSVAVPAEAHGRRGRRRRYAFTVMGTTDLHGNVFNWDYFTDREFDDKSHNDVGLAKISTLVNQVREEKGRGNTLLIDAGDTIQGTQLSYYYARIDPITTRRGPVHPMAQAMNAIGYDAAALGNHEFNYGIPVLRKFEEQCDFPLLGANALDAKTLRPAFPPYSMHRLRTPYGRDVRVAVLGLTNPGIAIWDRANVSGKMVFPGLEEQAAKWVPKLRSMGADVVVVSAHSGSSGTSSYGDQLPHIENAAALVAEQVPGIDAILVGHAHTEIAEYVVVNKETGRPVVLSEPLKWGQRLTLFDIEVVWERGRWSVARVGAKVLNSNTVAEDPKVTGLLTDEHRKVVAYVNRTIGTCTAAMATADAPWKDEPIIDLINHVQTETVKAALAGGQWAALPVLSQASCFSRTAVIPAGQVTIKDAAGLYPFENTLEARLLTGAQLKDYLEFSARYYVQTPAGAPVDTAKLTNADGIPDYNYDAVSGLTYEIDIARPAGSRIVGLAFEGRPVDPAGRFVLAVNNYRASGGGAFPHVADAQQLWANSDEIRNTIIQWVQAQGTVDPAAFASVGWKLTREGAPVF; this is encoded by the coding sequence ATGCCGCTCAACCGCAGGACGTTCCTTGGCCGTTCGGCCGCCGCAGGGGCCGGTGTCGCCGTCGCCGGGAGCGTCGCCGTCCCTGCCGAGGCCCATGGCCGCAGAGGACGCAGGAGGCGGTACGCGTTCACCGTGATGGGCACGACCGACCTGCACGGGAACGTCTTCAACTGGGACTACTTCACGGACAGGGAGTTCGACGACAAGAGCCACAACGACGTCGGCCTGGCCAAGATCTCCACCCTGGTGAACCAGGTCAGGGAGGAGAAGGGGCGGGGCAACACGCTGCTGATCGACGCGGGCGACACCATCCAGGGCACCCAGCTGTCGTACTACTACGCCAGGATCGACCCGATCACCACCCGCCGCGGCCCGGTGCACCCGATGGCGCAGGCCATGAACGCCATCGGCTACGACGCCGCCGCGCTCGGCAACCACGAGTTCAACTACGGCATCCCGGTGCTGCGGAAGTTCGAGGAGCAGTGCGACTTCCCGCTCCTCGGCGCCAACGCGCTCGATGCGAAGACGCTGCGCCCGGCGTTCCCGCCGTACAGCATGCACCGGCTGCGTACTCCGTACGGCCGCGATGTGCGGGTCGCGGTCCTCGGGCTCACCAATCCGGGCATCGCGATCTGGGACAGGGCGAACGTCAGCGGGAAGATGGTGTTCCCCGGTCTGGAGGAGCAGGCGGCGAAGTGGGTGCCGAAGCTGCGTTCGATGGGTGCGGACGTCGTCGTCGTGTCGGCGCACTCCGGCTCCAGCGGCACGTCCTCCTACGGTGACCAGCTGCCCCACATCGAGAACGCGGCGGCGCTCGTGGCCGAGCAGGTGCCGGGCATCGACGCGATCCTCGTCGGGCACGCGCACACGGAGATAGCCGAGTACGTCGTCGTGAACAAGGAGACCGGCCGGCCGGTGGTGCTGTCCGAGCCGCTGAAGTGGGGGCAGCGGCTGACTCTCTTCGACATCGAGGTGGTGTGGGAGCGGGGTCGCTGGAGCGTGGCGAGGGTGGGCGCGAAGGTGCTCAACTCCAACACCGTCGCCGAGGACCCGAAGGTCACCGGGCTCCTCACCGACGAGCACCGGAAGGTCGTCGCGTACGTCAACCGGACGATCGGCACCTGCACCGCCGCGATGGCCACGGCCGACGCGCCGTGGAAGGACGAGCCGATCATCGATCTGATCAACCACGTCCAGACGGAGACGGTGAAGGCGGCGCTTGCGGGCGGGCAGTGGGCCGCGCTGCCGGTGCTGTCCCAGGCGTCCTGCTTCTCGCGTACGGCGGTGATCCCGGCCGGGCAGGTGACGATCAAGGACGCGGCGGGGCTGTATCCGTTCGAGAACACGCTGGAGGCACGGCTGCTGACGGGTGCGCAGCTCAAGGACTATCTGGAGTTCTCGGCGCGGTACTACGTGCAGACGCCGGCCGGGGCTCCGGTGGACACGGCGAAGCTGACGAACGCCGACGGCATCCCGGACTACAACTACGACGCCGTCTCGGGCCTGACGTACGAGATCGACATCGCGAGGCCGGCGGGTTCGCGGATCGTGGGCCTGGCCTTCGAGGGCAGGCCGGTCGACCCTGCGGGGCGGTTCGTGCTCGCGGTGAACAACTACCGGGCGAGCGGTGGCGGCGCGTTCCCGCATGTCGCGGACGCGCAGCAGCTGTGGGCGAATTCGGACGAGATCCGGAACACGATCATTCAGTGGGTGCAGGCGCAGGGGACGGTGGACCCGGCGGCCTTCGCGTCCGTGGGCTGGAAGCTGACCCGTGAGGGCGCTCCGGTGTTCTAG